One window from the genome of Ovis canadensis isolate MfBH-ARS-UI-01 breed Bighorn chromosome 21, ARS-UI_OviCan_v2, whole genome shotgun sequence encodes:
- the CDK2AP2 gene encoding cyclin-dependent kinase 2-associated protein 2 isoform X1 gives MSYKPIAPAPSSTPGSSTPGPGTPVPTAGSVPSPSGSVPGAAAPFRPLFNDFGPPSMGYVQAMKPPGAQGSQSTYTDLLSVIEEMGKEIRPTYAGSKSAMERLKRGIIHARALVRECLAETERNART, from the exons ATGTCCTACAAGCCCatcgcccccgcccccagcagcaCCCCCGGCTCCAGCACGCCTGGGCCCGGCACCCCGGTCCCGACAG CTGGAAGTGTCCCATCACCATCGGGCTCTGTGCCGGGAGCCGCTGCCCCTTTCAGACCACTGTTTAATGACTTTGGACCTCCCTCCATGGGCTATGTGCAG GCAATGAAACCACCTGGCGCCCAGGGCTCCCAGAGCACTTACACCGACCTGCTATCTGTCATAGAAGAGATGGGCAAAGAGATCCGGCCCACCTATGCTGGCAGCAAGAGCGCCATGGAGCGCCTGAAGAGAG GCATCATCCATGCCCGGGCCCTCGTCAGAGAGTGCCTGGCAGAGACAGAGCGGAACGCCCGCACGTAA
- the CDK2AP2 gene encoding cyclin-dependent kinase 2-associated protein 2 isoform X2, which produces MGYVQAMKPPGAQGSQSTYTDLLSVIEEMGKEIRPTYAGSKSAMERLKRGIIHARALVRECLAETERNART; this is translated from the exons ATGGGCTATGTGCAG GCAATGAAACCACCTGGCGCCCAGGGCTCCCAGAGCACTTACACCGACCTGCTATCTGTCATAGAAGAGATGGGCAAAGAGATCCGGCCCACCTATGCTGGCAGCAAGAGCGCCATGGAGCGCCTGAAGAGAG GCATCATCCATGCCCGGGCCCTCGTCAGAGAGTGCCTGGCAGAGACAGAGCGGAACGCCCGCACGTAA